ataagcagCTTATCCAGctacagcaaggcacaaaggatatatataaaaaaacaagtgattttaaagtgcaatgtgtaaataatatactagacgtataccattagaatgagagtagcgattactgaactactacctgtatatataatggatgaaaaaatcatttatatagtctgaaatttacagtgaaaaaaatatataaataaatatatcacagtgataagtgcaaaatacaacaaagtgccaagtgccacacaatgagtgtgaatatcaaatccaagatgtggtacgtgattattaaagcggggttccacccaaattttgaacattatctctatgcattctcttccttgcctatatgctgacatgctgtgtaaaaaaatttaaatcgctgtaattacctttttttttctaatcttcttagcacttcctggttttcctcccatgggagtaggcgtgtttctagcctctcccagacctcccacagtcccctgggagctagtctcaagcttcccagcatgcattgtgcaacagcgtcatcacaacatctcggtgaatgcccacaatgaagatggaaaccgccttcagtgaattttataagttattctttacaacgaaatctgacacaggcggacttattacacagaacatgtgagtagataatcatgagaagaaaagtttgtgaatgaactccaaaaaaaaaaacgaaagataggtggacccccgctttaaagtccaatatatgaaagaaatgcacataaagtccataaaaacagttcataaaaaatccaacgtgcttgcattaatcttagtgcttagtgctcagaattccatactcaagtgtcatccagtgacccctcggggacagccgctcaccatagagcgtgcgactcagctgtgagactgagtctaaacacgcttatgagccatcccacggctcagtgatggaatccaaatacacagttttcagcagcaactccacagttaagaataaaggaaaagaaaaactggatagtgtgatagcgtttataaatatttattagaataaaagctccctacattagggtactcacatttgcaagatgcgtgagtgcaccaatctgataacagtctccaaagtttgcctcaaagtttgcctgtcaggagggataagctgtgcatcgcatctcagtggagtgaaaggttCTGTGCTCTGTCCTGGCCCTTCCCCTacacgtgttcgacacagggtcacgtgtcttcatcagggggattatgcattaataatctccagattgatattttcaccttagcacaGCATATCTTttgtataaaaagtaaaacaaataagaaaaaaataaaaataatttaaaacgccccgtcccgccgagcttgcgcacagaagcgaacgcatacataagtcgcgcccgcatatgaaaacagtgttcaaaccacatgtgtgaggtattgccatgatcgttTGAGCGAGAAAatgaattctagcactagacctgctctgtaactcaaaactggtaacctgtagacattttgcctatggagatttttaagggtcaaagtttgtcgccattccacgagcgggtacaattttgaagcgtgacatgttgggtatcaatttacttggcgtaattatctttcacaatataaaaaacaattgggctaactttactgttgtcttatttttttaattaaaaaaagtgtatttttattggGTCCTGCACTGCAAAGCTTAAATTATCATTAAGTCTATGGGGTCTATGgggtaactttagtaacctatttgttttccatatgagaccagcatagaaaaaaaattgtctaatgttctcatgtgtgtgtgtgtgtatgggccttttatTCTAGGAGTAGAGTAGTAAGGTAAAACCACCTAAACTGGCATACATGTataggttttttttcattcagacagctgatgccctgtacacaggaccggttttcccatcggaataaactctgaaggtttttccgacggaattccgcttaaaactgtcttgtgtacacacgatcacaccaaagtccaaccgccaagaacacggtgacatacaacacatacgatgggactagaaaaaggaagttcaatagccagtagccaatagcttccatctcgtacttgcttcagagcatgcgtcgtttttggcacatcggaacagcatacagacgatcggttttcccgatatgaattggttccgtcggaaatatttagaacatgttctctttctaggtccgtcagaattttcgccgtaaaaagtccgatgaggcatacacacgatcggaatatacgatggaaAGCTCCTGTCGGATTTTTTCTGTCggattctgctcatgtgtacggggcataacagattcATCCATTCACACAACAGAGGTGGGTGCAGAAATCCCCTCCGCCGAgacgtattctgacagtggggactcttctctgtcagaatacactgatcagcgctgcagctgattggctgtaaGCCACTGAACAAACAAGGTTTTCCAGCAGTCCCATTCTACAGAAGCTGATCTGAAGGGTGGCTTCTGTCTAAAAGGGATGGACACACATAAATCAAACATTCAGCTGGTCCATGCTGAACCAAACAAATTTTCatttgtgtgtacccagctttaccttattccttgctccagtaGGCTCTCTCCAGTGCTGTGACTGGTCCTCTGTAGCTTCTGGGTGAATtgtcccctttcacacaggctttccgatcgggtctgcctgtcagttttttaggcggacctcatcggatgctccattcactcctatggagctgcGAATGACAGCCGCTATCCAATCCGATcttgtccgtgaaatccagacggatggagatcCTACTTTCCATCTGTccggcggatcagatgaaaacggacaggtagatccgttttcatccgatctccccatagaggagaacgggcctctgacaggtccatctcagcacaatgaatggacaggacctgtcatccgcctgctcagaggGGATCAGCGTAGCTGGGtggatcgcccgtgtgaaaggacccatacagggttaatgttcctgTATGGTATATGTTATAAATTGATATGACTATGATGCGATTCAAACATCTTGTCATTCTATCTAGATGGCAGTAACAAAAGTCTgttagctcctgatgaagaggacccTGTCCACGAAACGCGCCGAGTGGAAAGACTATGTTGTATAAATCACTGCAGTAGTTGGATTTGATTGTTTTAGAATTGTATTTTATCATAAGTCTGTTATTATATGTTCAATTTTAAGGAAATGaaacaaaatgttatatttttaccAAACtgctgtgcctcaaaagtcccatacTTGTTACTATAATTATAGTTTTGATGCTGCCTGTATGGTAAAATGATGCTGAGGCTTTGGGTGGAGGGGGAGAGCACTGCAGCTAGCTGGATAAATTATACATGAGGCTATTTCCTCAAGTACTGCAAGGGTGGACTTTTACACTTTGCTGGAGTTGAGCTGCATCACATCACTGGGACTTTTCAGGctctacatagatgtattccacacacacacactattgagGTAGCAGGTAAGGTAGGATGGATATTGGTAATGACTGCTAGACAATGAACTTTCTGGTATGCGAGATTTTTATTCCATTCTTTTAGCTagtaagaatggacactcctggcccGACTCGTGTCTATCACGCCAAGAAGTGCCCATACAGACAAATTCAGTGTACTTATAACTCTATTACATTACGTCACAAGTGGATagacaatacatttccgttataagacatttTTAACCTCTTAACCTTTCTAAGCAGTTAACCTACTCTTATGGTTGCAAAgcagttagcaaagcaaattccttttgtACTCTTGCAGTTTGCAGATTCTTGTGCTTGCGGTTTCCTTATCTTACTTACTAATCAGCTTGACATTTGCTAACTTATAGGAAAGTGTACGTCAGTGTGCTAaacacaggtgtctgtgttaaggggggtgagagggtgaattcagtgtctttaaccacagcctgtaacatattttacagagctcataaactgttcttagcatagtatatacaagaatggcttcttagctgaaattctaaatcagccttactgcacacataaccatggccatataaactgacccccgttcctacttcattcccccctttgatcataatcatagcgattaatatgagcgagattaagcatcattaaataccATACCGTTCTGCTTTCTAATGGATCAGAGCCCAATGTTACTGAGATTTTTATTTAGTCTTGGGGAGTTAATGGCTGGTATTTCTACATAGCCATAATATGGGTCGCAGCCTTTCTTTCTACAGTGGCCTCAATGAAACTCTGGATCATTCTAGTCCCAAGAGGAATCAGACAGGGTAACAGCAGACATGCTACAAGTATTACTACAACGATCCCCAATATAGCCTTCACCCCATATGCACTGGGGAAACCCCAATCCCCGAACCAGCTACCAGCGTTGAAACCATCCCATGTTTGGACCGGCACATGAGCTAACTTTTTCATTCTACCAGTGATTTCTTCAACTACTTTTCCTGTGTTGTCCACTTCTAAGCAACAATTACTCAGATTAAATTTTCCACAGACACCACCCTCAGTAGCTAACAGATAGTCTAAGGCAAGTCTATTCTGATACACATGAGCACGTAAATTAGTTCCTTGTTTAGCAAGCAAATTTAAGGCAGTAGCAGTTTCGTTAGTAATTATTTCTAGTACAGCCTGTAACCTTATAATTCGATTAAGCATATAAATTGGTGTTCTATAACCGTAACTACCATCCTCGGCCCAAGTAGCTGGACCATAATATTGGACAATACGTTCTGGGGGCCATTCATTGTCTTTCCAGTTTCCTATCTTCAAGCTAGATGATCTCCGCTTCCTCTTTGGACCTGTGTACACCGAGACTCCCAATTCTTCCCTATTCCCCAGTGGAAGAAGGAAAAATGAGGGTTTTAAGGTACCTAAGACACAGGCTCCTGACCAGTCTTGAGGGAGCTCTGAATAGGCTTTGTTCCCACAAATCCAATACAAGTTTTCTGGGGCCTTCCAGTTAGATTCTTTGGTGAGATTTTCCCATAGCCCTTTTAGATGAGTGAAATTGGTAA
This window of the Aquarana catesbeiana isolate 2022-GZ linkage group LG01, ASM4218655v1, whole genome shotgun sequence genome carries:
- the LOC141107882 gene encoding endogenous retrovirus group 3 member 1 Env polyprotein-like; translation: MRVLRSTSTPSLPLGGCGGLEWEREYLRNDRYICSGKLEPSCAGEEWNYCPNWRCAAWGTWGMKNQDAILQSLASSSSCTVGSCTPVNFTIHNPVQFLAQWGNKFGVHIYGKGSDPGTIVYVSLETELTKSVNHQLFHSLYEELATGMEMPPSTKNLFIELAESVADNLQVTDCYVCGGTTMGDQWPWEAREKDYDVPFSATSEQPPERIRSEWHLKTSIIGKYCIARSGPQYRTHVGEMACLGQQFYNNTSKNTSWWSDSNVPVPDPHPFTNFTHLKGLWENLTKESNWKAPENLYWICGNKAYSELPQDWSGACVLGTLKPSFFLLPLGNREELGVSVYTGPKRKRRSSSLKIGNWKDNEWPPERIVQYYGPATWAEDGSYGYRTPIYMLNRIIRLQAVLEIITNETATALNLLAKQGTNLRAHVYQNRLALDYLLATEGGVCGKFNLSNCCLEVDNTGKVVEEITGRMKKLAHVPVQTWDGFNAGSWFGDWGFPSAYGVKAILGIVVVILVACLLLPCLIPLGTRMIQSFIEATVERKAATHIMAM